agaagatgctcaacgtcccccatcagcagggaaatgcaaatcagaactacaatgagctatcacctcacacctgtgagaatggctaaaaacaaaaacacaggaaacaagtgttggtgaggatgtagagaaaaaggaaccctcttgcactggtggtgggaatgcaaactagtgcagccattgtggaaaacagtgcGGGGGTTcttcaaaaagctgaaaatagaatgaccctatgatccagcaattgcactactgggtatttatccccagaatacaaaaacacgaattcaaagggatacatgaagCTTtgtgtttactgaagcattatttataatagccaaattatggaaccaGCCCAAGTGTCTTCCTtcaaacaaatgaatggataaagatgtggtatatatctatatctctacctacctacctatatGGGAtattattgagccataaaaaaaatgaaatcttgccatttgcaatgatgtgggtagAGCtatagagtataatgctaagtgaaataaaccagtcagagaaagacaaataccatatgatttcactcatacgtggaatttaagaaacaaaacaaacaagcaaaggagagaaacaaacaaacaaaaaaagtagagagagacaaactaagaaacagactctttactatagagaacaaactgatagttaccagaggggaggtgggtggggggatgggtgaaagagatgatggggattaaggagtgcactgacgatgagcactgagtaatgtagacAACTGCTGAagcactacattgtacacctgaaactaatataacactgtatgtcaactacacaggaattaaaataaaaaacttaataataagaaataaaaactatttacctcaaaaaattaacttgaCCACAATCAACAAGTCTTATAGAACACAGgcaaaataacaagagaaaacatctgttttctcaaatgcaaaacaaaccacttttattttaaaaagaagagaaaaagttcaACTATTTTGTATTAAAGGATTTCTTTGGTCTTACAAATAAATAGTATTCAGAATGTTGTGGGGTCTGACTCTTaacatattttattctcttttttaagtaataatcAGGTGGGTCTCCAGTCTCTGAAACACACCTTTGACATGTTCCTGAACACACAGAAAATAGTCAATCACTTTAAACTTTCTAAACATGTTGCTGAGATATGAAATAGGCATGCAAATTAACCTACTGATATACCacaatttcctctttttctttcccatctctgttCACTCtaccacaccccaccccacagaaAGGGTAAAAAAAGAATCTGGTGGATCAATTAATTATGGCAACCAAAAGAGATCCcagggaaccccccccccaacggCTTTGGACAAACTGGAATGCTAACAATGCAAAGGCCACATGGCAATCAAAATCAATTTAACCAATTTTTAATGGGCACCTCCTATATACAAGATACTGTGCAGGGAGATTCACCATGACGAATGAGATGCAATATCTACGCTCAAATACATTATATTCTAGTAATGGGATGAAACAGCTATGCTGGTAACTCTAAGTGCCATCAAAGCAATAAGTGAGatatgaatgaagaaaaattccCCTTTAGCCTAGAGGAGAGCgcagaaagaatttaaatcagtGGGTCTTTCATGTGAAGATAGTGCATAAGACACATGGCACGTACTCTTGTTCTTTCCTGAAACCCCATTATAATCACAGCATAGGgttttttagaaaagaagatgTATACCCACAAGGAtggggggaatgggaaaggaagtaaCAGAGATAAAATTGTGtaagttaggaaaaaaagaggaactaGTAAGGAATTTAGGAGACCAGAAAAATCTGATTTCTAAGCTAGACAGCAAAGACCCAGACCTGATGTATACACAGAATCTCAAAAAGGCTCACAACTGATGGCACCAGGTATCTCTGGGTGAAGGAGTAGGGACAAAtgctaaaaataaggaaattgggTTGAAAGTCAGTTTGAGAAGTACCCAGACCCCTATATGACTACTCATACCCCAGCAAAAGAATAGAGGCTTATTCTCTGGTAAGGGTAAAACAAAAGGTGTCTGGGTCGGGGGACACCAGGACCAGTTCAAAGAAAGGCTAATGTACTGCAAACAAGGGAAGTAAGTCAGACAGGATGCTGTGAATCCCTTACgttatttcacttcttttcctcTACCATTCAGTCCCCAGGATGTTGTTTGCCACTCAATAAGGAGACTGGAAAGGTTTTTCTCTGGCAATCAGACCAGCCCAAGAGGAAAGATCTGAAGATACGTCATCAGATATTCCCCAACTAATTCACCAGCCAAACAAGATCACTGGACAGTGAAGCCTGCAGTGCTCAGAACCCCCCACTTCAGTGCTGGGAACTTGCGCCAGCATTTTTGTTGCTCACTCTTAAGTCTGAACGGACAACCAGGGGTTCCTAGACTTCTGAGGAAAGTCCTGTAACAAAAGaccaaacaagaacaaaaacaaaacaaagagcagagcctgagactTAAAGGCTACCTAGATTTCAAGATACGGTAAAAATTTATAACCCTagaattcttttctgtttatcttaGGGCCTCTCAAACACAACAATTGTCTTTACCATGGAGGAAGGAAATTGTTAAGGTTGCcaataaaatggtataaaaacaGCTTTCTGTCACTGGGTTACTAATAGCCACTGAAGCCACAAAGTATGTGGGGTGTGCATTCATCCACATATACTCTGTTGAAAAGCAAGGGGTAAAAATCTtttaacatgtaaataaatgCGTTTTACATACCTTTatcatcttctttaaaaaaaaaaaaacaaggtactTGGATCTCcagttatttattaaaagatttatttattttagagagagaaaacatgtgtgtgggagggggagggcagagtgagagggagagagagaatcccacgcagactccctgctgagcactgagccccacGCAAGGatcatcccacgaccctgagactgagacccaaaccaaaatcaagagttggatgctcaaccaactaagccgcCCTGGCACCCCTTGGTTGTCCATTTATAAACTAGGATTCTTAAGAGgtcaatttttaaatcttaacttTCAATTAGACCGACATTCCGGTTATGTGATTCTTATTATGCAAGAACAATGTTTCTGTTCACTAAATACCGAATAGTGAGAAAACCCCACGAATTTATTACTGGACAATAAATTTGCTTTAATCATTTGCCTCTCTATTTCGAagacaagagagagacagagagaaaaaagaaagtttggaaggagaaaaaaaaaaaccatttcctTCAACAAAAAAGGGGAGGACTAGATCCTTAATCGTGCCAAGATGTCTTTCAACACCTTAACGCCAGAGAGCCCTAAGTGCTCAATATCCCTCTGCATTGCTGTTAGAAGTGTAGGATCGTCAGTGAAAGGATAAGAATTATTGTATTGACCAAAAaacttcctttcccctttccggttatttttccccttacatataggaaaagagaaaagttctGTTATGGCCCAACCCAGGGCATCATTCCCCCTGCACTGCCAATGCGTGGCATCCACAACTCCTCCTGGAAACTCAGAAAAAGAAGGTAGAGAATTGAGAGCATTACTTAACCTTTTTGCTTACTTTCAACATAAGAGTTTCATCAAGTACACTTTTGACCTACATCTAGAGATCCAAAAATGCCGCTACCAAAACTGTACTATAGTAGagatgaaggaaattaagaaaaattctacTTTCTAATAAattggggaggaagagaaattgGAGTAGAaggtaattttaattatattcaactttattgttttaaagtacTAAGTCAACTCAATCTGTTTCTACACAACAACCAAGAATAGATTCAAAAAGATTCTCCAACTCTAATCCAGAAGAAGCTTGGCTAAATAATGCTATAAAATAGataacagaatatatatttaaaagggtACCTttagtacagcatagggaacacagtcaatgatactgtaatagcgttgtatggacaaatggtagctacactcgTGGTGAGCATTGcgtaatgtatagacttgtcaaatcaccatgttgtacacctgaaactaatgtaacgttgtgtCTCAACTGTACTTCATtagtaaagaaatacataaataaaagggTACCTTTATTCTGTCAGTGAACTGGTATTTTTTTATGACCATTTCCTGCAATTGGCAAAAATCTCCATTCAATTCTACTCCAAACAGCTGCAATGCTGAACTGTAAAGATAACCCTGAAAACATGAAGACACATTATGATGCAAATGAATGAACTGTTGAGTtcatttctatataaaatttaaaaaaccacactttaagaaaacagaattcaataaagtaaaaataaaatgaaaaataataacatgtaATGTATGTAATACTTACAACTTCAAGAACTTAAAAGACTCTTACTGATCAAGACCTTGATTGTAGTTTAttaatttccattatttaaaagtaattatattttgaaagactGATTTCTTACTTTCCTGATAAAACTGCATCCAATAAAGTTGGAAGTGAGAAAAGTAATCGCATACAGATTCTCTAATACCctatttctgtaatttcttgAGAAATTACAGCAGGGGAAAGCAAGAAAGGAGTTAACCCGTGGGAAATATAATGGAAAATCATGCACAGTCTGACACTAGAGAAAGGTGGCCAGAGATATGTCCTGTTTGGCTTAGGGAAGTCAGTCTGGTGTCTGCAATCTGCCAAAGATAACTGGCCAATTATTAACAAGGATAGTCAAGAATTGACTCGATATTATTATGTATCCACTTTTAGttgcagaaacaaaacaataatatgGAAGGAAAGGTCAAATCACATTCTGAATTATCACTTTACATCAAGTGACACCCACATGTGAACCAAATTTGCATTTACAGCTCATGATagattttttgtgtatgttcaGCAGAGCCTAAGTAggtattcaaaaaattttttgttgaCTGAATCAGTAACCATtttaatatggagaaaaaggagaatatgtttaaatttattaacGCTGCCACATACTTGCATAGCTGCATGTCTTTCGGCTATATACTTTCTAACAAATCAAAAAACGGATAAGAGTGGAGCAAATATGGTAAATAATCATAATCTCTAAGGTTCTCCCAAAAAAACCAATTGACaaactgtattttctattatGGATATCTTTCCTAATTACAGAATAAAAGCCttaacactgaaaaagaaatgaagcactaAAGAGTTAAGTGTTTCTGTGTAGAGCAGGCAACGGATACCGGGAACTGAGAGTTTCTGGCATGGGCCTCTACTGCTGTTGGCCACATGTCTTAACAAGTCTGCTAATGACAACCAGAAACCACATTTAAGCTTTTTGATAAAACCATTTAAGAACGTTACAAATACtcatgatttgaatttttttaaaaagccacattgAAGTGATATTTCAGACACAAATGTCTACATTCAAACTTGAATCACAGAAAATTGGAGCAAGATGTGTCCTTGGATATCATTTAGTTAGCTTATTTACAGGTAAGGAACGTGAAGCCAGGAGTGTTAAGCAACTCTGTTATGGCCATATGCAATTTCCTAGGTCAAGTAAATTTTATAAAAGCTTTTATAAGAGTTCTTACCAAAGCTCAGTACGCTATTTAATACAGCACAAAGAAAATGGAGTTAGAAGGTCAAGAGTGACTGACAAGATAGCAAAGTGTTATGAGGTCAACTGCTTCTGCTTTGTTGATACTCCTTCATTTCTGTCACAGAGACAAACCAGTAAAGGAAATCAGAGTTGGCCTTTGAAATTCCAAATTCAATATGTTATTTTAACCTTATTATCCTGTTACTCTAATAAATGAAGCCAAGCTGTCACCTTGCATGGTGGCAGGCAAAACTGTTGCTAGCAGGAGGAGAAAGTATTTCCCAAATGTTGACTATGTCCACAAGCTGGACTTTACCCCATAAAGGACTGTGCCAAGCCTGGAGCCAACGTCAACCAAGACCTTTCCCGACAGATCAGGGAGTACATGATGATAAATGAACTTCAATTCCATGAGGGAGAAGGAATGAGAAATAAATCCTggagaattagaaaagaaaaaacatcaaatTGTGCTTTGGTATTTAACATTctattctgtatttctaatacttttaaacatatttataaagtgtatttcatatttttctcttctaaatcaATGAAAGCTATTCAgagattatttagaaaaaattaatgtgaTAATTTTGCACTCATTCACTCTGAGCTATATGAGAGAAGAATAACTATGAAGtctctgacatttatttttatttttaaagatttatttatttcagagagagcgagcataagcagggggcgggagggggcagagggagagggagagaaaatcccaagcagcctccgcactgagcacagagcccgatacGGGggtcaatcccatgaccctgacctGGGCTGAAACAAGAAtcggacacctaaccgactgcaacacccaggtgccccaaagtttcTGACATTTAAAAGGCCTCTAGGGAATAGCTACCCAGAAACCTGTCCTTATCCCTATGCCCCTCACTTCCTTCTTGCTGTTGCTTAGAAGGTCCTtggtttttcccttcttttccctatGACTGTTATTCTATGGGATGCTTCCTAACTCCCATATTATCTGGCTTTCCCACCTTACCCCAGAGCAACCACAGAATAGCCCCATACTACTGCATAGAATATAGACTACCAAATGAATGACCATCTCTGGAGTTGAGCAATGTGGCAGCCCTGACCAACCTAAAATGTGTTCTGGAGTGCAGGAAAGGGTGGTATGAAAGGAAGTGAAGATATGCCCATAAATTATTCTTATTTCCCTTAGTTTAAttactacaatttttaaattgttacaaGCTTCCTAGCCCATCTTCTGCCTCCATTGTTTCTGTAATCAAATATCTGGGAGAGtatgagtgattttttaaagactttctatATTATGTCCTACATAATATAATGGTCAGGAAGGGGGGAAACTTTGGCCATAACTAAAAGATGGTggcaaagaaaatggaagcaggCAGGCTAATCccttggaagaaaataaagggtgtgactgggggatgggggtgggcttTGACCACCATAGACTTTTCTGCCTAGAATCCTCATCCTCACTGTCACATTAGTGCTTCTGCCTTAGGTTACAGAGTCATCATTAGTGTCTTATAGCTAGTCAAGCCCCTTGTCATATAAGGAAGGAGAGTTCCACAGATGATAGCTTTTTCAGATTCATTGTGGTTATATGGGCTGGCCTGCACCCCCAGTCACTATTTACCACCTGATTTCTATGGGAAATGCATCCtaatcttcaaatttttatttgtcaaacatatttcttctttaaacttctgtaaatcaggggcacctgggtggctcagttggttgagcgtccaactcttgattttggctcaggtcaggatctcagggtcgtgggattgaggcCCAAGTAAGGCTCTTccctcagggaggagtctgctggagattgtctctctccctctccctctgcccctcaccccctaaaataaatgaataaatcctaaaaaaaaacccaccccttCTGTAAATCAGATCTGATACGGTATTAGAGTTATAATTCactttttagttttccttctatCATTCTTGTCTAAGTCCTTTTAAATTCTGTGAATTTCAACCACCTCAAATGGAAAATATAAGTACTATCTACAAATAGAATCTTAAACAAGTAAATCAGCAAAGTTTAATTCCCAATTAAAATATCGATACAATATATTTGTATTAGTAGCATATTACAAACTTCGCAGTAGTTAACTTTTGACGATATTATCTAAAGATCAGTAACATGAATACAAGACTACTTACCTGGAGAGGTAGGCCACTATAAGCAATAACGCTGTATCTAAGTGACCAGGAATACTGAAATACGGTGTCTAAAGTAACAGCCTAGACAATCATATCCaatttgaacaaagaaaaaaaatatatatatacacatatagatattaaagacttatttatttatttatttgagagagagagcatgcacatgcatgagtggtggggaggtccagagggagaaggagagagaatctcacgcagactccctgctggagtgcagagcctgacgcagggctcgatcccacaaccctgagaccatgacctgagctgaaatcaagagtctgacactcaaacgactgaggcacccaggagccccttaacaAAGAACACATTAACAGAAGAGTTAACATATTAGCAGCATGGAGTCAGTCTAGTTTCCCATTTGGAACGCAGGTGCTGCATCTGAGGGGTGGAGATGCAGGAGATCTTTTGTCACTAGAGTTGTCCTCTGTTACGGACTGGAGATGTTCTAGGAAGTCAATTCAAGGCCTGAATAagctctttctcaagattatcTCTGTCCTCTGAATCCAAACCCATCCAACAATATCTGATTACTGACTTCTCGAGTAGATGCTTTTAGTGGGACATTCCAGGCCCTTTGCAGTTATATTTCTCATTGTAAGTGAATCAGCATTATGGTTTATCTATGAATCCCTTTGACGCATGGAAAGGACAAGCTGGTTTCCCTGTACTCAGTCACTTGTGATTCGTTTCTGGACCTGAAAAGTCACCTCTGATTACACAGTTTCTGTGAAAAGCAGAGGTACCCTCCTTGGAGACATTATGTGGCCCAGCTTCCCTGGACAATATTGTTCTTTGGTCTCCCTAACCTCAATAACTGGTAATGGCTATGCGGCAGGgttggccttttcttttcttttctttttttttttttttttaaagattttatttatattcgacagagatagaaacagccagcgagagagggaacacaagcagggggagagggagaggaagaagcaggctcatagcggaggagcctgatgtggggctcgatcccagaacgctgggatcacgccctgagccgaaggcagacacttaaccgctagccacccaggcgccccagggttggccttttcttttcaaaaaacactGAATGACTTGGCCAAGAATTTGTTCTCATGACATGTAGAGAAAAGTATAGGCAAAGCCGTCAGGTTTGTGTACTTGAGCGCCTACCTAAAGGTGCCGTCTGGCGTGAGCCGCACACCATACAGTAGtttctgctcatttttccttcctcacaTAATGAGTCAATAAAGTCTTCATCATAAAGGAATGCATCAACGTGAACTGTGGGTTCTGGCTGCTGCTGTATCTGGTGGAGAGAAGAAGAACTTCAAAAGAAACCAAGTACAAAGGAgtctctttttattgctaaataaggCAAAACATCAGTGGTTCATATGCTAAAATTCTGAGAGCAACAAGGCACAGAAAGGCAATTTTCACTTATTGAAGAGCAACTCtgctcttttgtgtt
This DNA window, taken from Ailuropoda melanoleuca isolate Jingjing chromosome 20, ASM200744v2, whole genome shotgun sequence, encodes the following:
- the LOC100469181 gene encoding uncharacterized protein LOC100469181 isoform X2 yields the protein MEFRSAQRVILQLLRTVTPADLPALLEWMRTTRDFDEFTQDNNDVMLKNIAEDLRNCLPLDTMLSSEHLALQKIQQQPEPTVHVDAFLYDEDFIDSLCEEGKMSRNYCMVCGSRQTAPLGFISHSFSLMELKFIYHHVLPDLSGKVLVDVGSRLGTVLYGGYLYSSALQLFGVELNGDFCQLQEMVIKKYQFTDRIKVLHADICTQGSLLQNADVIIMNNVFEYFLDEAEQARLIHSYLPGLKRYH